A DNA window from Ranitomeya imitator isolate aRanImi1 chromosome 2, aRanImi1.pri, whole genome shotgun sequence contains the following coding sequences:
- the RGL2 gene encoding ral guanine nucleotide dissociation stimulator-like 2 isoform X3 → MILRTLKTALEEERRGPRLRLESKDEHGEVLQHEGDEERDGVIYSVYLRSAGSLQTPVRVLALRAGTLPRLVLHLLDARILGDITYIPAFLATYRTFTNTRKVLRTLLDRLEDDDYTQATSNSYGGKDDDVSGLFCGWMSQYPDDFILLDQDLREELSRCFVNLKKVNLVTKLQEVTVRERPVTAAGASLEEDDHYDPLDVLTFQAVYVAEQLTCLEASLFLRVVPHECLGSVWSRRDRGGDHCDRCHSVRETVRHFNRLSGAVTSSCVQDPQLKPQQRARVIEKWVRVAEECWNLRNFSSVYAILSALQSTSVHRLKRVWAETSREIQRSYQEMSEVFSEKDNYARMRELLFQSQETSDVTTKKHSPRSRDPRATGVIPYLGVFLTDLVMLDSAIRDQLENGYLNFEKRRKEFESLSQIRILQTVCLGYRFTPDPHFAGWFQKLRLTSEEESYRLSCDIESNQDPTVTTPPNMVKPTVIITHCTELLASIAAPFGPGMHLVSWDTPCERLMTPGLSAQQKSPSVPALDTQSSPKPAHQGFLTPAVTVRTHRRSASCGSPLNIGVQHGASSESITEQGKFPDSTADFRIIRARVEPAAENSVYKSVRISSQEKAPTVIDRIIRKHHGILQGPQELVQLLPGNKELLIPGTANVFYAMSAASLDFLVRPHLPAAAPQPETRHHLKAQVHATYPKIKAKAGDFAKSLF, encoded by the exons GTCTTGCAGCATGAGGGAGACGAGGAGCGGGACGGTGTCATATACAGTGTGTACCTGCGCAGTGCCGGCTCCCTGCAG ACTCCCGTCAGAGTGTTAGCTCTTCGTGCCGGCACTCTCCCCAGACTTGTCCTCCATCTGCTTGACGCCCGGATTCTGGGGGACATCACCTACATCCCGGCCTTCCTGGCCACGTATCGCACCTTCACCAACACTCGCAAAGTGCTGAGAACGCTGCTGGACAG GTTGGAGGACGATGATTACACTCAAGCAACTAGCAACTCCTATGGAGGAAAGGATGATGA TGTCAGCGGTCTCTTCTGTGGCTGGATGTCTCAGTATCCTGATGACTTTATATTACTGGACCAGGACCTGAGGGAAGAACTGTCTCGCTGTTTTGTAAACCTGAAGAAGGTAAATTTGGTCACAAAACTACAGGAGGTGACTGTCAGGGAGCGGCCGGTGACAGCAGCCGGTGCCTCGTTGGAAGAGGACGACCACTACGATCCCTTGGATGTCCTGACGTTCCAGGCCGTATATGTGGCCGAGCAGCTGACCTGCCTGGAGGCG tcTCTCTTCCTAAGAGTCGTCCCACACGAGTGCCTGGGGTCTGTGTGGTCTcgaagagacaggggaggagaccACTGTGACCGATGCCACTCTGTCAGAGAGACCGTCCGCCACTTTAACCGCCTGTCGGGGGCTGTGACATCTTCATGTGTTCAAGACCCTCAGCTGAAGCCTCAGCAGCGGGCGCGGGTGATTGAGAAGTGGGTGAGAGTGGCTGAG gaaTGCTGGAACCTCCGGAACTTCTCCTCGGTCTATGCCATCCTCTCGGCCCTGCAGAGTACGTCTGTGCACCGGCTGAAGAGAGTGTGGGCCGAGACCTCCAG GGAAATCCAGCGCAGTTACCAGGAGATGAGCGAGGTGTTTTCTGAGAAGGACAATTACGCCCGGATGAGGGAGCTGCTCTTCCAG TCTCAGGAAACGTCTGATGTAACCACCAAAAAACACTCCCCGCGCTCCAGAGACCCACGGGCCACG GGGGTCATTCCGTACCTGGGCGTCTTCCTCACTGACCTAGTTATGCTAGACTCCGCCATCCGGGACCAGCTGGAG AATGGATACCTGAACTTTGAGAAACGCAGGAAG GAGTTTGAGTCGCTTTCTCAGATCCGTATTCTGCAGACTGTCTGCCTGGGATATCGCTTCACTCCAGATCCGCACTTCGCTGGCTGGTTCCAGAAACTGCGTTTGACCAGCGAGGAGGAGAG TTACCGACTCTCATGTGACATTGAGTCGAATCAAGATCCAACTGTTACAACACCGCCCAACATGGTGAAGCCGACGGTGATCATCACACACTGCACTGA GCTTCTGGCCTCCATTGCTGCACCTTTTGGCCCCGGCATGCACTTGGTGTCCTGGGATACACCCTGTGAGCGGCTGATGACACCAGGCCTCAGTGCG CAGCAGAAGAGCCCTTCAGTGCCAGCACTGGACACACAAAGCTCTCCAAAACCAGCGCACCAAGGCTTCCTGACCCCGGCGGTCACGGTGCGGACACACAGACGCTCTGCATCGTGTGGCAGTCCTTtaaatattggggtgcagcacggcgCGTCTTCTGAGAGCATCACTGAGCAAGGAAAATTCCCTGACTCCACTGCAGATTTCCGCATCATCCGAGCACGCGTGGAGCCGGCGGCGGAGAACAGCGTGTACAAGAGCGTGCGG ATCAGCAGTCAGGAGAAAGCTCCCACCGTGATTGACCGGATCATCCGGAAACATCATGGGATCCTCCAGGGGCCACAGGAACTTGTTCAGCTGTTGCCGGGGAATAAAG AGCTGCTCATCCCAGGGACCGCCAATGTCTTCTACGCCATGAGTGCTGCCAGCTTGGATTTCCTGGTCCGTCCACATCTTCCCGCCGCGGCCCCTCAACCTGAAACGCGACACCATCTGAAGGCACAAGTCCATGCCACCTATCCCAAAATCAAGGCCAAAGCTGGAGACTTTGCCAAGTCCCTCTTCTAG
- the RGL2 gene encoding ral guanine nucleotide dissociation stimulator-like 2 isoform X1, with protein sequence MILRTLKTALEEERRGPRLRLESKDEHGEVSKKVLQHEGDEERDGVIYSVYLRSAGSLQTPVRVLALRAGTLPRLVLHLLDARILGDITYIPAFLATYRTFTNTRKVLRTLLDRLEDDDYTQATSNSYGGKDDDVSGLFCGWMSQYPDDFILLDQDLREELSRCFVNLKKVNLVTKLQEVTVRERPVTAAGASLEEDDHYDPLDVLTFQAVYVAEQLTCLEASLFLRVVPHECLGSVWSRRDRGGDHCDRCHSVRETVRHFNRLSGAVTSSCVQDPQLKPQQRARVIEKWVRVAEECWNLRNFSSVYAILSALQSTSVHRLKRVWAETSREIQRSYQEMSEVFSEKDNYARMRELLFQSQETSDVTTKKHSPRSRDPRATGVIPYLGVFLTDLVMLDSAIRDQLENGYLNFEKRRKEFESLSQIRILQTVCLGYRFTPDPHFAGWFQKLRLTSEEESYRLSCDIESNQDPTVTTPPNMVKPTVIITHCTELLASIAAPFGPGMHLVSWDTPCERLMTPGLSAQQKSPSVPALDTQSSPKPAHQGFLTPAVTVRTHRRSASCGSPLNIGVQHGASSESITEQGKFPDSTADFRIIRARVEPAAENSVYKSVRISSQEKAPTVIDRIIRKHHGILQGPQELVQLLPGNKELLIPGTANVFYAMSAASLDFLVRPHLPAAAPQPETRHHLKAQVHATYPKIKAKAGDFAKSLF encoded by the exons GTCTTGCAGCATGAGGGAGACGAGGAGCGGGACGGTGTCATATACAGTGTGTACCTGCGCAGTGCCGGCTCCCTGCAG ACTCCCGTCAGAGTGTTAGCTCTTCGTGCCGGCACTCTCCCCAGACTTGTCCTCCATCTGCTTGACGCCCGGATTCTGGGGGACATCACCTACATCCCGGCCTTCCTGGCCACGTATCGCACCTTCACCAACACTCGCAAAGTGCTGAGAACGCTGCTGGACAG GTTGGAGGACGATGATTACACTCAAGCAACTAGCAACTCCTATGGAGGAAAGGATGATGA TGTCAGCGGTCTCTTCTGTGGCTGGATGTCTCAGTATCCTGATGACTTTATATTACTGGACCAGGACCTGAGGGAAGAACTGTCTCGCTGTTTTGTAAACCTGAAGAAGGTAAATTTGGTCACAAAACTACAGGAGGTGACTGTCAGGGAGCGGCCGGTGACAGCAGCCGGTGCCTCGTTGGAAGAGGACGACCACTACGATCCCTTGGATGTCCTGACGTTCCAGGCCGTATATGTGGCCGAGCAGCTGACCTGCCTGGAGGCG tcTCTCTTCCTAAGAGTCGTCCCACACGAGTGCCTGGGGTCTGTGTGGTCTcgaagagacaggggaggagaccACTGTGACCGATGCCACTCTGTCAGAGAGACCGTCCGCCACTTTAACCGCCTGTCGGGGGCTGTGACATCTTCATGTGTTCAAGACCCTCAGCTGAAGCCTCAGCAGCGGGCGCGGGTGATTGAGAAGTGGGTGAGAGTGGCTGAG gaaTGCTGGAACCTCCGGAACTTCTCCTCGGTCTATGCCATCCTCTCGGCCCTGCAGAGTACGTCTGTGCACCGGCTGAAGAGAGTGTGGGCCGAGACCTCCAG GGAAATCCAGCGCAGTTACCAGGAGATGAGCGAGGTGTTTTCTGAGAAGGACAATTACGCCCGGATGAGGGAGCTGCTCTTCCAG TCTCAGGAAACGTCTGATGTAACCACCAAAAAACACTCCCCGCGCTCCAGAGACCCACGGGCCACG GGGGTCATTCCGTACCTGGGCGTCTTCCTCACTGACCTAGTTATGCTAGACTCCGCCATCCGGGACCAGCTGGAG AATGGATACCTGAACTTTGAGAAACGCAGGAAG GAGTTTGAGTCGCTTTCTCAGATCCGTATTCTGCAGACTGTCTGCCTGGGATATCGCTTCACTCCAGATCCGCACTTCGCTGGCTGGTTCCAGAAACTGCGTTTGACCAGCGAGGAGGAGAG TTACCGACTCTCATGTGACATTGAGTCGAATCAAGATCCAACTGTTACAACACCGCCCAACATGGTGAAGCCGACGGTGATCATCACACACTGCACTGA GCTTCTGGCCTCCATTGCTGCACCTTTTGGCCCCGGCATGCACTTGGTGTCCTGGGATACACCCTGTGAGCGGCTGATGACACCAGGCCTCAGTGCG CAGCAGAAGAGCCCTTCAGTGCCAGCACTGGACACACAAAGCTCTCCAAAACCAGCGCACCAAGGCTTCCTGACCCCGGCGGTCACGGTGCGGACACACAGACGCTCTGCATCGTGTGGCAGTCCTTtaaatattggggtgcagcacggcgCGTCTTCTGAGAGCATCACTGAGCAAGGAAAATTCCCTGACTCCACTGCAGATTTCCGCATCATCCGAGCACGCGTGGAGCCGGCGGCGGAGAACAGCGTGTACAAGAGCGTGCGG ATCAGCAGTCAGGAGAAAGCTCCCACCGTGATTGACCGGATCATCCGGAAACATCATGGGATCCTCCAGGGGCCACAGGAACTTGTTCAGCTGTTGCCGGGGAATAAAG AGCTGCTCATCCCAGGGACCGCCAATGTCTTCTACGCCATGAGTGCTGCCAGCTTGGATTTCCTGGTCCGTCCACATCTTCCCGCCGCGGCCCCTCAACCTGAAACGCGACACCATCTGAAGGCACAAGTCCATGCCACCTATCCCAAAATCAAGGCCAAAGCTGGAGACTTTGCCAAGTCCCTCTTCTAG
- the RGL2 gene encoding ral guanine nucleotide dissociation stimulator-like 2 isoform X2 codes for MILRTLKTALEEERRGPRLRLESKDEHGEVSKKVLQHEGDEERDGVIYSVYLRSAGSLQTPVRVLALRAGTLPRLVLHLLDARILGDITYIPAFLATYRTFTNTRKVLRTLLDRLEDDDYTQATSNSYGGKDDDVSGLFCGWMSQYPDDFILLDQDLREELSRCFVNLKKVNLVTKLQEVTVRERPVTAAGASLEEDDHYDPLDVLTFQAVYVAEQLTCLEASLFLRVVPHECLGSVWSRRDRGGDHCDRCHSVRETVRHFNRLSGAVTSSCVQDPQLKPQQRARVIEKWVRVAEECWNLRNFSSVYAILSALQSTSVHRLKRVWAETSREIQRSYQEMSEVFSEKDNYARMRELLFQSQETSDVTTKKHSPRSRDPRATGVIPYLGVFLTDLVMLDSAIRDQLENGYLNFEKRRKEFESLSQIRILQTVCLGYRFTPDPHFAGWFQKLRLTSEEESYRLSCDIESNQDPTVTTPPNMVKPTVIITHCTELLASIAAPFGPGMHLVSWDTPCERLMTPGLSAQKSPSVPALDTQSSPKPAHQGFLTPAVTVRTHRRSASCGSPLNIGVQHGASSESITEQGKFPDSTADFRIIRARVEPAAENSVYKSVRISSQEKAPTVIDRIIRKHHGILQGPQELVQLLPGNKELLIPGTANVFYAMSAASLDFLVRPHLPAAAPQPETRHHLKAQVHATYPKIKAKAGDFAKSLF; via the exons GTCTTGCAGCATGAGGGAGACGAGGAGCGGGACGGTGTCATATACAGTGTGTACCTGCGCAGTGCCGGCTCCCTGCAG ACTCCCGTCAGAGTGTTAGCTCTTCGTGCCGGCACTCTCCCCAGACTTGTCCTCCATCTGCTTGACGCCCGGATTCTGGGGGACATCACCTACATCCCGGCCTTCCTGGCCACGTATCGCACCTTCACCAACACTCGCAAAGTGCTGAGAACGCTGCTGGACAG GTTGGAGGACGATGATTACACTCAAGCAACTAGCAACTCCTATGGAGGAAAGGATGATGA TGTCAGCGGTCTCTTCTGTGGCTGGATGTCTCAGTATCCTGATGACTTTATATTACTGGACCAGGACCTGAGGGAAGAACTGTCTCGCTGTTTTGTAAACCTGAAGAAGGTAAATTTGGTCACAAAACTACAGGAGGTGACTGTCAGGGAGCGGCCGGTGACAGCAGCCGGTGCCTCGTTGGAAGAGGACGACCACTACGATCCCTTGGATGTCCTGACGTTCCAGGCCGTATATGTGGCCGAGCAGCTGACCTGCCTGGAGGCG tcTCTCTTCCTAAGAGTCGTCCCACACGAGTGCCTGGGGTCTGTGTGGTCTcgaagagacaggggaggagaccACTGTGACCGATGCCACTCTGTCAGAGAGACCGTCCGCCACTTTAACCGCCTGTCGGGGGCTGTGACATCTTCATGTGTTCAAGACCCTCAGCTGAAGCCTCAGCAGCGGGCGCGGGTGATTGAGAAGTGGGTGAGAGTGGCTGAG gaaTGCTGGAACCTCCGGAACTTCTCCTCGGTCTATGCCATCCTCTCGGCCCTGCAGAGTACGTCTGTGCACCGGCTGAAGAGAGTGTGGGCCGAGACCTCCAG GGAAATCCAGCGCAGTTACCAGGAGATGAGCGAGGTGTTTTCTGAGAAGGACAATTACGCCCGGATGAGGGAGCTGCTCTTCCAG TCTCAGGAAACGTCTGATGTAACCACCAAAAAACACTCCCCGCGCTCCAGAGACCCACGGGCCACG GGGGTCATTCCGTACCTGGGCGTCTTCCTCACTGACCTAGTTATGCTAGACTCCGCCATCCGGGACCAGCTGGAG AATGGATACCTGAACTTTGAGAAACGCAGGAAG GAGTTTGAGTCGCTTTCTCAGATCCGTATTCTGCAGACTGTCTGCCTGGGATATCGCTTCACTCCAGATCCGCACTTCGCTGGCTGGTTCCAGAAACTGCGTTTGACCAGCGAGGAGGAGAG TTACCGACTCTCATGTGACATTGAGTCGAATCAAGATCCAACTGTTACAACACCGCCCAACATGGTGAAGCCGACGGTGATCATCACACACTGCACTGA GCTTCTGGCCTCCATTGCTGCACCTTTTGGCCCCGGCATGCACTTGGTGTCCTGGGATACACCCTGTGAGCGGCTGATGACACCAGGCCTCAGTGCG CAGAAGAGCCCTTCAGTGCCAGCACTGGACACACAAAGCTCTCCAAAACCAGCGCACCAAGGCTTCCTGACCCCGGCGGTCACGGTGCGGACACACAGACGCTCTGCATCGTGTGGCAGTCCTTtaaatattggggtgcagcacggcgCGTCTTCTGAGAGCATCACTGAGCAAGGAAAATTCCCTGACTCCACTGCAGATTTCCGCATCATCCGAGCACGCGTGGAGCCGGCGGCGGAGAACAGCGTGTACAAGAGCGTGCGG ATCAGCAGTCAGGAGAAAGCTCCCACCGTGATTGACCGGATCATCCGGAAACATCATGGGATCCTCCAGGGGCCACAGGAACTTGTTCAGCTGTTGCCGGGGAATAAAG AGCTGCTCATCCCAGGGACCGCCAATGTCTTCTACGCCATGAGTGCTGCCAGCTTGGATTTCCTGGTCCGTCCACATCTTCCCGCCGCGGCCCCTCAACCTGAAACGCGACACCATCTGAAGGCACAAGTCCATGCCACCTATCCCAAAATCAAGGCCAAAGCTGGAGACTTTGCCAAGTCCCTCTTCTAG
- the RGL2 gene encoding ral guanine nucleotide dissociation stimulator-like 2 isoform X4, whose protein sequence is MNVALSCLSRGGPCAASKTTWYLLPGKVLQHEGDEERDGVIYSVYLRSAGSLQTPVRVLALRAGTLPRLVLHLLDARILGDITYIPAFLATYRTFTNTRKVLRTLLDRLEDDDYTQATSNSYGGKDDDVSGLFCGWMSQYPDDFILLDQDLREELSRCFVNLKKVNLVTKLQEVTVRERPVTAAGASLEEDDHYDPLDVLTFQAVYVAEQLTCLEASLFLRVVPHECLGSVWSRRDRGGDHCDRCHSVRETVRHFNRLSGAVTSSCVQDPQLKPQQRARVIEKWVRVAEECWNLRNFSSVYAILSALQSTSVHRLKRVWAETSREIQRSYQEMSEVFSEKDNYARMRELLFQSQETSDVTTKKHSPRSRDPRATGVIPYLGVFLTDLVMLDSAIRDQLENGYLNFEKRRKEFESLSQIRILQTVCLGYRFTPDPHFAGWFQKLRLTSEEESYRLSCDIESNQDPTVTTPPNMVKPTVIITHCTELLASIAAPFGPGMHLVSWDTPCERLMTPGLSAQQKSPSVPALDTQSSPKPAHQGFLTPAVTVRTHRRSASCGSPLNIGVQHGASSESITEQGKFPDSTADFRIIRARVEPAAENSVYKSVRISSQEKAPTVIDRIIRKHHGILQGPQELVQLLPGNKELLIPGTANVFYAMSAASLDFLVRPHLPAAAPQPETRHHLKAQVHATYPKIKAKAGDFAKSLF, encoded by the exons ATGAATGTGGCCCTGAGCTGTCTGTCACGGGGAGGTCCCTGTGCCGCCTCTAAGACGACGTGGTACCTTCTGCCCGGAAAG GTCTTGCAGCATGAGGGAGACGAGGAGCGGGACGGTGTCATATACAGTGTGTACCTGCGCAGTGCCGGCTCCCTGCAG ACTCCCGTCAGAGTGTTAGCTCTTCGTGCCGGCACTCTCCCCAGACTTGTCCTCCATCTGCTTGACGCCCGGATTCTGGGGGACATCACCTACATCCCGGCCTTCCTGGCCACGTATCGCACCTTCACCAACACTCGCAAAGTGCTGAGAACGCTGCTGGACAG GTTGGAGGACGATGATTACACTCAAGCAACTAGCAACTCCTATGGAGGAAAGGATGATGA TGTCAGCGGTCTCTTCTGTGGCTGGATGTCTCAGTATCCTGATGACTTTATATTACTGGACCAGGACCTGAGGGAAGAACTGTCTCGCTGTTTTGTAAACCTGAAGAAGGTAAATTTGGTCACAAAACTACAGGAGGTGACTGTCAGGGAGCGGCCGGTGACAGCAGCCGGTGCCTCGTTGGAAGAGGACGACCACTACGATCCCTTGGATGTCCTGACGTTCCAGGCCGTATATGTGGCCGAGCAGCTGACCTGCCTGGAGGCG tcTCTCTTCCTAAGAGTCGTCCCACACGAGTGCCTGGGGTCTGTGTGGTCTcgaagagacaggggaggagaccACTGTGACCGATGCCACTCTGTCAGAGAGACCGTCCGCCACTTTAACCGCCTGTCGGGGGCTGTGACATCTTCATGTGTTCAAGACCCTCAGCTGAAGCCTCAGCAGCGGGCGCGGGTGATTGAGAAGTGGGTGAGAGTGGCTGAG gaaTGCTGGAACCTCCGGAACTTCTCCTCGGTCTATGCCATCCTCTCGGCCCTGCAGAGTACGTCTGTGCACCGGCTGAAGAGAGTGTGGGCCGAGACCTCCAG GGAAATCCAGCGCAGTTACCAGGAGATGAGCGAGGTGTTTTCTGAGAAGGACAATTACGCCCGGATGAGGGAGCTGCTCTTCCAG TCTCAGGAAACGTCTGATGTAACCACCAAAAAACACTCCCCGCGCTCCAGAGACCCACGGGCCACG GGGGTCATTCCGTACCTGGGCGTCTTCCTCACTGACCTAGTTATGCTAGACTCCGCCATCCGGGACCAGCTGGAG AATGGATACCTGAACTTTGAGAAACGCAGGAAG GAGTTTGAGTCGCTTTCTCAGATCCGTATTCTGCAGACTGTCTGCCTGGGATATCGCTTCACTCCAGATCCGCACTTCGCTGGCTGGTTCCAGAAACTGCGTTTGACCAGCGAGGAGGAGAG TTACCGACTCTCATGTGACATTGAGTCGAATCAAGATCCAACTGTTACAACACCGCCCAACATGGTGAAGCCGACGGTGATCATCACACACTGCACTGA GCTTCTGGCCTCCATTGCTGCACCTTTTGGCCCCGGCATGCACTTGGTGTCCTGGGATACACCCTGTGAGCGGCTGATGACACCAGGCCTCAGTGCG CAGCAGAAGAGCCCTTCAGTGCCAGCACTGGACACACAAAGCTCTCCAAAACCAGCGCACCAAGGCTTCCTGACCCCGGCGGTCACGGTGCGGACACACAGACGCTCTGCATCGTGTGGCAGTCCTTtaaatattggggtgcagcacggcgCGTCTTCTGAGAGCATCACTGAGCAAGGAAAATTCCCTGACTCCACTGCAGATTTCCGCATCATCCGAGCACGCGTGGAGCCGGCGGCGGAGAACAGCGTGTACAAGAGCGTGCGG ATCAGCAGTCAGGAGAAAGCTCCCACCGTGATTGACCGGATCATCCGGAAACATCATGGGATCCTCCAGGGGCCACAGGAACTTGTTCAGCTGTTGCCGGGGAATAAAG AGCTGCTCATCCCAGGGACCGCCAATGTCTTCTACGCCATGAGTGCTGCCAGCTTGGATTTCCTGGTCCGTCCACATCTTCCCGCCGCGGCCCCTCAACCTGAAACGCGACACCATCTGAAGGCACAAGTCCATGCCACCTATCCCAAAATCAAGGCCAAAGCTGGAGACTTTGCCAAGTCCCTCTTCTAG
- the RGL2 gene encoding ral guanine nucleotide dissociation stimulator-like 2 isoform X5, translating to MNVALSCLSRGGPCAASKTTWYLLPGKVLQHEGDEERDGVIYSVYLRSAGSLQTPVRVLALRAGTLPRLVLHLLDARILGDITYIPAFLATYRTFTNTRKVLRTLLDRLEDDDYTQATSNSYGGKDDDVSGLFCGWMSQYPDDFILLDQDLREELSRCFVNLKKVNLVTKLQEVTVRERPVTAAGASLEEDDHYDPLDVLTFQAVYVAEQLTCLEASLFLRVVPHECLGSVWSRRDRGGDHCDRCHSVRETVRHFNRLSGAVTSSCVQDPQLKPQQRARVIEKWVRVAEECWNLRNFSSVYAILSALQSTSVHRLKRVWAETSREIQRSYQEMSEVFSEKDNYARMRELLFQSQETSDVTTKKHSPRSRDPRATGVIPYLGVFLTDLVMLDSAIRDQLENGYLNFEKRRKEFESLSQIRILQTVCLGYRFTPDPHFAGWFQKLRLTSEEESYRLSCDIESNQDPTVTTPPNMVKPTVIITHCTELLASIAAPFGPGMHLVSWDTPCERLMTPGLSAQKSPSVPALDTQSSPKPAHQGFLTPAVTVRTHRRSASCGSPLNIGVQHGASSESITEQGKFPDSTADFRIIRARVEPAAENSVYKSVRISSQEKAPTVIDRIIRKHHGILQGPQELVQLLPGNKELLIPGTANVFYAMSAASLDFLVRPHLPAAAPQPETRHHLKAQVHATYPKIKAKAGDFAKSLF from the exons ATGAATGTGGCCCTGAGCTGTCTGTCACGGGGAGGTCCCTGTGCCGCCTCTAAGACGACGTGGTACCTTCTGCCCGGAAAG GTCTTGCAGCATGAGGGAGACGAGGAGCGGGACGGTGTCATATACAGTGTGTACCTGCGCAGTGCCGGCTCCCTGCAG ACTCCCGTCAGAGTGTTAGCTCTTCGTGCCGGCACTCTCCCCAGACTTGTCCTCCATCTGCTTGACGCCCGGATTCTGGGGGACATCACCTACATCCCGGCCTTCCTGGCCACGTATCGCACCTTCACCAACACTCGCAAAGTGCTGAGAACGCTGCTGGACAG GTTGGAGGACGATGATTACACTCAAGCAACTAGCAACTCCTATGGAGGAAAGGATGATGA TGTCAGCGGTCTCTTCTGTGGCTGGATGTCTCAGTATCCTGATGACTTTATATTACTGGACCAGGACCTGAGGGAAGAACTGTCTCGCTGTTTTGTAAACCTGAAGAAGGTAAATTTGGTCACAAAACTACAGGAGGTGACTGTCAGGGAGCGGCCGGTGACAGCAGCCGGTGCCTCGTTGGAAGAGGACGACCACTACGATCCCTTGGATGTCCTGACGTTCCAGGCCGTATATGTGGCCGAGCAGCTGACCTGCCTGGAGGCG tcTCTCTTCCTAAGAGTCGTCCCACACGAGTGCCTGGGGTCTGTGTGGTCTcgaagagacaggggaggagaccACTGTGACCGATGCCACTCTGTCAGAGAGACCGTCCGCCACTTTAACCGCCTGTCGGGGGCTGTGACATCTTCATGTGTTCAAGACCCTCAGCTGAAGCCTCAGCAGCGGGCGCGGGTGATTGAGAAGTGGGTGAGAGTGGCTGAG gaaTGCTGGAACCTCCGGAACTTCTCCTCGGTCTATGCCATCCTCTCGGCCCTGCAGAGTACGTCTGTGCACCGGCTGAAGAGAGTGTGGGCCGAGACCTCCAG GGAAATCCAGCGCAGTTACCAGGAGATGAGCGAGGTGTTTTCTGAGAAGGACAATTACGCCCGGATGAGGGAGCTGCTCTTCCAG TCTCAGGAAACGTCTGATGTAACCACCAAAAAACACTCCCCGCGCTCCAGAGACCCACGGGCCACG GGGGTCATTCCGTACCTGGGCGTCTTCCTCACTGACCTAGTTATGCTAGACTCCGCCATCCGGGACCAGCTGGAG AATGGATACCTGAACTTTGAGAAACGCAGGAAG GAGTTTGAGTCGCTTTCTCAGATCCGTATTCTGCAGACTGTCTGCCTGGGATATCGCTTCACTCCAGATCCGCACTTCGCTGGCTGGTTCCAGAAACTGCGTTTGACCAGCGAGGAGGAGAG TTACCGACTCTCATGTGACATTGAGTCGAATCAAGATCCAACTGTTACAACACCGCCCAACATGGTGAAGCCGACGGTGATCATCACACACTGCACTGA GCTTCTGGCCTCCATTGCTGCACCTTTTGGCCCCGGCATGCACTTGGTGTCCTGGGATACACCCTGTGAGCGGCTGATGACACCAGGCCTCAGTGCG CAGAAGAGCCCTTCAGTGCCAGCACTGGACACACAAAGCTCTCCAAAACCAGCGCACCAAGGCTTCCTGACCCCGGCGGTCACGGTGCGGACACACAGACGCTCTGCATCGTGTGGCAGTCCTTtaaatattggggtgcagcacggcgCGTCTTCTGAGAGCATCACTGAGCAAGGAAAATTCCCTGACTCCACTGCAGATTTCCGCATCATCCGAGCACGCGTGGAGCCGGCGGCGGAGAACAGCGTGTACAAGAGCGTGCGG ATCAGCAGTCAGGAGAAAGCTCCCACCGTGATTGACCGGATCATCCGGAAACATCATGGGATCCTCCAGGGGCCACAGGAACTTGTTCAGCTGTTGCCGGGGAATAAAG AGCTGCTCATCCCAGGGACCGCCAATGTCTTCTACGCCATGAGTGCTGCCAGCTTGGATTTCCTGGTCCGTCCACATCTTCCCGCCGCGGCCCCTCAACCTGAAACGCGACACCATCTGAAGGCACAAGTCCATGCCACCTATCCCAAAATCAAGGCCAAAGCTGGAGACTTTGCCAAGTCCCTCTTCTAG